CAAGCTGGCGGAGTACCTGCGCGCGTCGCCGGATGATCCCCGCCGCCAGGACGTGGAGGCCCGCCTGGATGCTCAAGCCTTCGCGCAGGCCAAGGCCTCCGGCGCGACGAAGCTCTTCGCGTACCTCAAGGAGCACCCGGCCGGCGCGCACCGCGAGGAGGCGCGCGTCCTGCTGCTGCAACTGGAGGTGGAAGGCCTGCTCGTCTCCGGCCTGGTGGACGAGGCCGAGGCCCGGGTGAAGGCCCATCCCCTGGGCCCGAAGCTCACCGCCTTCCCGGAGCGGCTGGCTCACGCCCGCGCCGAGCGCGCCGCCCTGGCCCGGCCGGAGCCACTGGCCCAAGCCGCCCACGTGGGGCACTACCTGCGCGGGGCGGAGGACCTGAGCCGCGCGCTGGTGGCGCCCGACGCGCTGGACCGCTGGCAGGCCGCGGAGGAGCTGGGGCAGCACGTGTCGGTGCGCGTGTTGGATCCGCTGCTGGAGAGCCTGCGCGCGGCGCGCAACCCGCTGATCCGTCAGCATGCCCTGGAGTCCCTGCGCACGGTGCTGGCGGCGCTGCCCAAGCCCGTGGCGGAGTACGAGGTGGCCTCGCGCCTGGATGCCCTGCGCGAGCGCGCCACCAGCGCGGAGATGTACCTCACGGTGGCGGTGCTGCTGGACCTGTCCGGCCAGTTGGCCCAGGCGTCCACGGAGTACCAGCGCGCCGCCGAGTCAGGCGTGCCGGATCCGGTCATCCTGCGGCGCTGGGTGCAGATTCGCGAGGAGCGGCGCCAGCACTTCTCCGCGGCGGTGGCGGCGCGGCAGCTCGCGCTGTGGTCCCTGGAGGTGGCGCAGGAGGAGCCGGTGACGCCCGAAGGGCGTGTTCCCCTGGCGTCGGCGCGGCAGCTCTGCGCGGCGGCCGTCAACGCGAACTTCGCCGTGGCGGCCATTGCCCGCGCCCGGTCCGCGAGCACCGAGTTCCCCGAGGACCTGGCGGAGTTCGAGCGCAAGGCGGCGGACGCCAAGCGGCTGGCGGACGCGCGGCTGGCGGACGCGGAGCTGCTGCTGCGTGAGCAGACGCCCGGCGTGAAGACGTGCGCGGACCGCGGTGTGCGTGACCGCCTGGAGAACGCCGTGAAGGAGCGCACCGCCGCGCTGGACTCGGTGGCGACGAAGCTGCCGCAGGTGGGGCGGCTGCTCCTGGAGGTGGCCCGGGAGCGGGATCCGTCGCCCCAGGTCCGCGCGGCCGCGTCCGCCCGGCTGACCGCGCTCAAGCCGGTTCCCTGATCCGGGTGTCCCGGTGCGCCGGGCCGGTTAGAGTCTGCGTCCCCATGGCCTCCCGCACCGATACGCTCCAGGCTCCGGCCGTGACGCCCTCGCTGCGGATCGACTATGCCGCGCTCCTCAACGAGGAGCAGTTGCGCGCGGTGGAGGCGGGGGAGGGGCCCGTGCTGGTGATTGCCGGCGCGGGCTCCGGCAAGACACGCACGCTGACCTTCCGGGTGGCGCGCATGCTGGAGCGAGGTGTTCCGCCCGCGGGCATCCTCCTGCTCACCTTCACCAACAAGGCGGCCCGGGAGATGACGCGCCGAGTGGAGGAGCTGGCCGGCGCCTTCGTGGACGTGCGGCGCATCCTCGGCGGCACCTTCCACCATGCCGCGCACGTGCTGCTGCGCCAGTACGCGGGCGTGCTGGGCTTCTCCACGAACTTCACCGTGCTGGACCGCGAGGACGCGCGGGACCTGATGGTGACGTGCATCGCCGAGCGCCGGCTCAAGAGCGACAAGCGCTTCCCCCGGCCAGACCTGGTGTTGGACCTGGTTTCCCTGGCGGCCAACCTCCAGCAACCCGTGTCACACGTGCTGATGGACCGCCGGCCGCAGATGTTGCCGCTGGCGCCCGAGGTGCTCGCCGCCGCCGCGCGCTTCCAGCAGCGCAAGGCGCAGATGCACCTGATGGACTTCGATGACCTGCTGGTGCACCTCAAGCGCCTGCTGACGCATCACCCGGACGTGAAGGCGCAGCTCACCGAGCGCTTCCGCTGCGTGCTCGTGGACGAGTACCAGGACACCAACCGGCTCCAGGGCGACCTGGTGGATTTGTTCGCCGGAGAGCGCAAGGACCTCACGGTGGTGGGGGACGACTGCCAGTCCATCTACAGCTTCCGGGGCGCGGACTTCACCAACATCATCGGCTTCCCCGAACGCTACCCGGGCTGCTCCGTCCATGCGCTGACGCGCAACTACCGCTCCACGCCGGAAATCCTGCGGCTGGCCAACACCTCCATCGCGCTCAACACGAACCAGTTCCCCAAGGTGTTGACGGCGGCACGGTCCCCGGGCGTCAAGCCGCTCATCGTTCCCGCCCGGGACGCCGGGGAGCAGGCCGCCTACGTGGCCCAGCGCATCGGTGAGCTCCGCGACCAGGGCCTGTCCCTGGAGGCCATGGCCGTGCTGTATCGGGCCCACAATCACTCGCTGGAGCTCCAACTGGAGTTGACCCGGCGCGGCATCCCTTTCCGGGTGCGCTCCGGCGTCCGCTTCTTCGAGCAGTCCCACATCAAGGACGTGCTGGCCCACCTCCGGTTGGTGAACAACCCGGGGGATGAGCTGGCCTTCAAGCGCGTCATCCGGCGCGTCCCAGGCGTGGGACCGGCGACGGCCGAGCACCTCTGGACCGCTCTGCGCGCATCGCCGGAGGGGACACCCCTGGCGGAGGGGCTGGCCCATGCGGACGTCCGCGCGCACCTGCCACGCAAGGCGCAGAAGGGATTCCAGGCCTTCAGTGACCTGATGGGGCGGCTGACCCAGCCGGAGGCGTCCCCCTCACCAGGGCGCCTCATCGAGGACGTCCTCGCCGGGGGCTACGCGGACTTCCTCCGGGCGGAGTTCTCCGAGGAGGAGCACCGGGAGGACGACGTCCGCCAACTGGCGGAGTTCGCCGGCCGCTTCGAGGACGTGGCGCGCTTCCTGTCGGAGATCGCCCTGGTGTCGGAGTTCGCGGCGGGGGAGGCATTGAGGGAGGAGGGGCCGGAGGCGTGCCTGACGCTGTCCACCGTCCATCAGGCCAAGGGGCTTGAGTGGCGGGCCGTCTTCGTCCTGTGGCTGGCCGACGGGCGGTTTCCGCTGTCATTGGCCACGCGCCTGCCCGAGGAGGAGGAAGAGGAGCGGCGGCTGTTCTACGTGGCCCTGACCCGGGCGCGGGACACCCTGGCGCTGGTGTACCCCCAGTCGGTGCTGCCCCGGGACGGGGAGCGGATCCTCCTGCGACCGTCCCGGTTCCTCCAGGAACTGCCCGGCGGGGAGGACGCACCGTTCGACCGGTGCATCCTGTCCACCCTGGAGGCGGAGCCCGAGGCGTCCGTGGGGCAGGATGGTCCCCCTCCGGGTGGATCGGACCCGGTGGACTGACACCGTCGCCCAGAAACGCGCACTCCTGTGCGCGACGTGATAGACAGTGGAATCAGGGGCGGCGTCTTTTGGCACGAGCCCCCTCACTTCATGGCGGACAGACCTCGCATCATCGGGATTGACCTCGGTACCACCAACACGCTGGTGGCGTCCGTCCGCAACCGTATCCCGAAGATCGTCCCCACCGATCGCGGCAATCTCACGCTGCCCTCCGTCGTGGCGCTGTCGGCGCGCGGCGACCTGTTGGTGGGTGGGGTGGCCAAGGACCAGATGGTCACCAACCCGAAGAACACGCTCTGGGGAACCAAGCGGCTCATCGGGCGGAAGTACAACTCCAAGACGGTGGAGGATCTCCGGGGCTACTTCCCCTACGACATCGTCGAGGGCGCCAACGGGGACGCCGCGGTGATGATGGGCGGCAAGCTGTACTCGCTGCCCCACGTGTCCAGCTTCGTGCTGGGCCAGGTGAAGACCATCGCGGAGCAGTTCCTGGGCGGCCCCATCGAGGGGGCGGTCATCTCCGTCCCGGCCTACTACAACGACAACCAGCGCAACGCGGTGAAGGAGGCCGGCCGGCTGGCGGGCTTCGAC
This portion of the Myxococcus xanthus genome encodes:
- a CDS encoding ATP-dependent helicase gives rise to the protein MASRTDTLQAPAVTPSLRIDYAALLNEEQLRAVEAGEGPVLVIAGAGSGKTRTLTFRVARMLERGVPPAGILLLTFTNKAAREMTRRVEELAGAFVDVRRILGGTFHHAAHVLLRQYAGVLGFSTNFTVLDREDARDLMVTCIAERRLKSDKRFPRPDLVLDLVSLAANLQQPVSHVLMDRRPQMLPLAPEVLAAAARFQQRKAQMHLMDFDDLLVHLKRLLTHHPDVKAQLTERFRCVLVDEYQDTNRLQGDLVDLFAGERKDLTVVGDDCQSIYSFRGADFTNIIGFPERYPGCSVHALTRNYRSTPEILRLANTSIALNTNQFPKVLTAARSPGVKPLIVPARDAGEQAAYVAQRIGELRDQGLSLEAMAVLYRAHNHSLELQLELTRRGIPFRVRSGVRFFEQSHIKDVLAHLRLVNNPGDELAFKRVIRRVPGVGPATAEHLWTALRASPEGTPLAEGLAHADVRAHLPRKAQKGFQAFSDLMGRLTQPEASPSPGRLIEDVLAGGYADFLRAEFSEEEHREDDVRQLAEFAGRFEDVARFLSEIALVSEFAAGEALREEGPEACLTLSTVHQAKGLEWRAVFVLWLADGRFPLSLATRLPEEEEEERRLFYVALTRARDTLALVYPQSVLPRDGERILLRPSRFLQELPGGEDAPFDRCILSTLEAEPEASVGQDGPPPGGSDPVD